In the Staphylococcus condimenti genome, one interval contains:
- a CDS encoding nitrate reductase subunit alpha gives MAKFGMNFFKPTEKFNGNWSVLTDKSREWEKMYRERWSHDKVVRTTHGVNCTGSCSWKVFVKNGVITWENQQTDYPSCGPDMPEFEPRGCPRGASFSWYEYSPLRVRYPYMRGKLWELWTTALEEHEGNNIAAWASIVEDPEKAKIYKNARGKGGHMRVSWKDVLQLIAAQLLYTIKKDGPDRIAGFTPIPAMSMLSYASGARFINLMGGEMLSFYDWYADLPPASPQIWGEQTDVPESSDWYNANYIIMWGSNVPLTRTPDAHFMTEVRYKGTKVVSIAPDYAENVKFADNWLAPNPGTDAAVAQAMTHVILQKYYVDEPSEMFINYAKQYTDMPFLLMFDEHEDGYKAGRFLRASDLGMESENNEWKPVIFDNESGEIMVPNGTMGQRWEEGKQWNLKLENEDGSRVDPAMSVAEGEHDIDIMKFPYFDNAGNGIFERPIASREVTLADGKKVKVATVYDLMTSQYGIRRFNHELEAKGFDDAETQYTPAWQEAVAGVKQDVITQVANEFAQNAIDTGGRSMIIMGAGINHWFNSDTIYRAVLNLVMLCGCQGVNGGGWAHYVGQEKCRPIEGWSTIAFAKDWQGPPRLQNGTSWFYFTTDQWKYEESGVDKLASPLAGELKHKHPADYNVTAARLGWLPSYPQFDTNSLRFGEDAKEAGEFTNEEVLKRAVESVKNRETKFAVEDPDLRTNHPKSLFIWRSNLLSSSAKGQEYFMKHMLGTSSGLLAEPNEEDKPEEMIWRDDVQGKLDLIVALDFRMTSTPLKADIVLPAATWYEKHDLSSTDMHPFVHPFNPAIDPLWESRSDWDIFKSLSQTVSEMAKVYMPGTYKDVVTSPLAHDSKQEIATPYGKVKDWTKGEVEAIPGKTMPGFAVVDRDYTLIYDKYVTAGPLLETAKLGAHGVSFPVKKQYEEAKDIVGAWSDGTIKDGRPRIDTARRAADVVLNISSATNGELSQASYKDLEEKTGMPLTDISSDRSAEKITFMNITSQPREVIPTAVFSGSNKGNKRYSPFTTNIERLVPFRTLTGRQSYYLDHEIFQQFGESLPVYKPTLPPMVFGTKDKQVIGGQDNLVLRYLTPHGKWNIHSTYQDNQHMLTLFRGGPTVWIAKEDAEAHDIHDNDWLEVYNRNGVVTARAVTSHRMPKGTMFMYHAQDKHIQTPGSEITGLRGGSHNAPTRIHLKPTQLVGGYAQISYSFNYYGPIGNQRDVYVAVRKMKEVDWLED, from the coding sequence ATGGCGAAATTTGGAATGAACTTTTTTAAGCCAACTGAAAAATTTAACGGCAATTGGTCGGTTTTAACAGATAAAAGCAGAGAATGGGAGAAAATGTATCGTGAACGTTGGAGTCACGATAAAGTCGTACGTACAACGCATGGTGTAAACTGTACAGGTTCATGTTCATGGAAAGTGTTTGTGAAAAATGGGGTTATCACTTGGGAAAACCAACAAACAGACTATCCAAGTTGCGGACCGGATATGCCTGAATTTGAACCGCGTGGATGTCCGCGTGGGGCGTCATTTTCTTGGTATGAATATAGCCCGCTTCGTGTACGTTATCCATATATGCGCGGCAAGTTATGGGAACTTTGGACAACAGCATTAGAAGAACATGAAGGCAACAACATTGCTGCATGGGCTTCAATCGTAGAAGATCCTGAAAAAGCAAAAATTTATAAAAATGCCCGTGGTAAAGGCGGACACATGCGTGTGTCTTGGAAAGATGTATTGCAGCTGATTGCAGCGCAATTATTATACACAATTAAAAAAGACGGTCCTGACCGTATCGCTGGTTTTACACCAATCCCGGCAATGTCTATGTTGAGTTATGCATCAGGTGCACGATTCATCAATTTGATGGGCGGAGAAATGTTGAGTTTCTATGATTGGTATGCCGATTTACCACCTGCTTCACCGCAAATTTGGGGTGAACAAACGGACGTTCCGGAATCTAGTGATTGGTATAACGCCAACTACATTATTATGTGGGGTTCTAACGTACCATTAACACGTACACCAGATGCCCACTTTATGACTGAAGTACGGTACAAAGGAACAAAAGTAGTTTCTATCGCACCAGACTATGCTGAAAACGTAAAATTTGCAGATAACTGGCTAGCACCGAACCCTGGTACAGATGCTGCGGTGGCACAAGCAATGACACATGTCATCTTACAAAAATATTATGTGGATGAGCCTTCTGAAATGTTTATCAACTATGCAAAACAATATACAGATATGCCATTCTTATTAATGTTTGATGAGCATGAAGATGGATACAAAGCAGGACGCTTTTTACGTGCCAGCGATTTAGGAATGGAATCTGAAAACAATGAATGGAAACCAGTTATTTTTGATAATGAATCTGGCGAAATCATGGTTCCGAACGGCACAATGGGACAACGCTGGGAAGAAGGCAAACAATGGAACTTGAAATTAGAAAATGAAGATGGTTCTAGAGTAGATCCAGCAATGTCAGTTGCTGAAGGTGAACATGACATCGATATTATGAAATTCCCTTATTTCGATAATGCAGGCAATGGTATTTTCGAACGTCCGATTGCTTCTCGTGAAGTGACATTAGCAGACGGCAAGAAAGTCAAAGTGGCAACAGTTTATGACTTGATGACAAGCCAATATGGTATCCGTCGTTTCAATCACGAACTTGAAGCCAAAGGTTTCGATGATGCTGAAACACAATATACGCCAGCATGGCAAGAAGCTGTAGCAGGTGTAAAACAAGACGTTATTACACAAGTTGCAAACGAATTTGCACAAAATGCAATCGATACAGGCGGTCGTTCAATGATTATCATGGGTGCTGGTATTAACCACTGGTTCAACTCAGATACGATTTATCGTGCAGTCTTAAACTTGGTAATGCTTTGCGGCTGCCAAGGTGTCAACGGCGGAGGCTGGGCACATTATGTAGGACAAGAAAAATGCCGTCCGATTGAAGGATGGAGCACGATTGCGTTTGCGAAAGACTGGCAAGGTCCGCCGCGTCTGCAAAATGGTACAAGCTGGTTCTACTTCACAACAGATCAATGGAAATATGAAGAATCAGGCGTTGATAAGTTAGCTTCACCGCTTGCAGGTGAACTTAAACATAAACACCCTGCAGATTATAACGTTACTGCAGCACGTTTAGGCTGGCTGCCATCTTATCCGCAGTTTGATACAAACAGTTTGAGATTTGGAGAAGATGCGAAAGAAGCGGGAGAATTCACAAATGAAGAAGTATTGAAACGTGCAGTAGAATCTGTGAAAAACCGCGAAACTAAATTTGCTGTAGAAGATCCGGATTTACGTACGAATCATCCGAAATCACTATTTATTTGGCGCTCTAACTTGTTATCAAGTTCTGCTAAAGGCCAAGAGTACTTCATGAAACATATGTTAGGTACAAGTTCTGGATTATTAGCTGAACCGAATGAAGAAGATAAGCCGGAAGAAATGATTTGGCGTGATGATGTACAAGGTAAATTAGACTTAATTGTTGCTTTAGATTTCCGTATGACTTCAACACCGCTTAAAGCAGATATCGTATTACCAGCTGCAACATGGTATGAAAAACATGACTTATCGTCAACAGACATGCATCCATTTGTACATCCATTTAATCCAGCGATTGATCCATTATGGGAATCTCGTTCTGACTGGGATATTTTCAAATCGCTGAGTCAGACAGTATCTGAAATGGCCAAAGTTTATATGCCAGGTACTTATAAAGATGTCGTGACATCACCATTAGCACATGATTCAAAACAAGAGATTGCGACACCTTACGGTAAAGTAAAAGACTGGACTAAAGGTGAAGTTGAAGCAATTCCTGGAAAAACAATGCCAGGTTTTGCAGTAGTAGATCGTGATTATACACTTATTTATGACAAATATGTCACTGCTGGACCTTTATTAGAAACAGCAAAATTAGGTGCACATGGTGTAAGCTTCCCGGTTAAAAAACAATACGAAGAAGCAAAAGATATTGTGGGCGCATGGAGTGACGGCACAATCAAAGACGGACGTCCAAGAATTGACACAGCAAGACGTGCAGCAGATGTTGTATTAAACATTTCATCAGCAACCAATGGAGAATTATCTCAAGCGTCTTATAAAGACTTAGAAGAAAAAACTGGAATGCCTTTAACTGATATTTCTAGTGACCGCAGTGCTGAAAAAATTACTTTTATGAATATTACATCTCAACCGCGTGAAGTCATTCCGACAGCAGTATTCTCAGGTTCAAATAAAGGGAACAAACGTTATTCACCATTTACAACAAATATTGAACGTCTCGTACCATTCCGTACATTAACAGGACGTCAAAGTTATTATTTAGATCATGAAATCTTCCAGCAATTCGGTGAAAGCTTGCCGGTATATAAACCTACTTTACCGCCAATGGTATTTGGTACAAAAGATAAACAAGTTATCGGCGGACAAGACAATTTAGTTTTAAGATATTTAACACCGCATGGTAAATGGAATATCCACTCTACTTACCAAGATAACCAGCATATGTTGACACTATTCCGTGGTGGACCGACAGTATGGATTGCAAAAGAAGATGCAGAAGCACATGACATTCACGATAATGATTGGTTAGAAGTTTATAACCGTAATGGTGTCGTGACTGCCAGAGCCGTAACTTCGCACAGAATGCCTAAAGGGACAATGTTTATGTATCACGCACAAGATAAGCACATTCAAACACCAGGATCTGAAATTACAGGATTACGTGGTGGTTCACATAATGCGCCGACAAGAATTCATTTGAAACCGACACAATTAGTCGGAGGATATGCGCAAATCAGTTACAGCTTCAACTATTATGGGCCAATAGGTAACCAAAGAGATGTTTATGTAGCAGTGAGAAAGATGAAGGAGGTAGATTGGCTTGAAGATTAA
- the narI gene encoding respiratory nitrate reductase subunit gamma, whose translation MLNQFLWVIYPYLCVAIFVIGHIARYQYDQFSWTAKSSEFIEKKRLKWGSLLFHLGIIPVAAGHFVGLVIPASWLEGIGVNNHLYHIGAVYIGSLFGFMVLIGMILLTFRRVSIKNIRRLSSASDMVVNFFLLVIICMGLYSTLVTNAISPDFDYRQTISIWFRHLFTFNPNASLMTNVPWSFKLHIFLGFSIFALWPFTRLVHVWSVPLTYASRSYIIYRKNKARS comes from the coding sequence ATGCTTAATCAATTTTTATGGGTTATTTATCCATATTTATGTGTTGCGATTTTTGTTATTGGCCATATTGCGCGTTACCAATATGATCAATTTTCATGGACAGCAAAATCTAGTGAGTTTATTGAAAAGAAACGTTTGAAGTGGGGAAGCTTATTATTTCATTTAGGTATTATTCCTGTTGCTGCAGGTCACTTTGTTGGACTTGTTATTCCAGCTTCTTGGTTAGAGGGTATTGGCGTTAATAATCACCTTTATCATATTGGTGCAGTTTATATCGGCAGCTTATTTGGTTTTATGGTCTTAATTGGTATGATTTTATTAACATTCCGCCGTGTATCTATTAAAAATATCAGACGCTTAAGTTCTGCTTCAGATATGGTAGTTAACTTCTTTTTACTTGTGATTATTTGTATGGGATTATATTCTACACTTGTAACCAATGCGATATCACCAGATTTTGATTACAGACAAACTATTTCTATTTGGTTCAGACACTTATTTACATTTAATCCGAATGCAAGTTTGATGACAAATGTGCCATGGTCGTTTAAACTGCATATATTCTTAGGTTTTTCTATTTTTGCATTATGGCCTTTTACACGTTTAGTTCACGTGTGGAGTGTTCCATTAACTTATGCAAGCAGAAGTTATATTATTTATCGTAAAAATAAAGCCAGATCATAA
- the nreB gene encoding nitrate respiration regulation sensor histidine kinase NreB (Involved in the regulation of the the nitrate reductase operon narGHJI) produces the protein MKSISNRDKLQDLLTQYYLNTNEKMVFLNSAGEVIALNEAAEEVFAEDNDYSQMTNAVCRRCEGYSNEYDIMSCENCFLEALEIGKGSFQVFMRTKENKVQPYTASYELIDHKKGIYAFTLHNVSPQIQRQERMYQRKMMQKTISAQENERKRISRELHDGIVQELINVDVELRLLKYQQEKDELIDNSKRIEGIMSRLIDDVRNLSVELRPSSLDDLGLDAAFRSYFKQFEKNYGIHIDYHTNFSAQRFDNEIETVVYRVVQEALFNALKYAQVDVVEVSLQLNENNIIAEVSDRGVGFKRGDNPKGTGLGLFGMNERAELVNGSVNIDSQIGRGTIVTLEVPITDIR, from the coding sequence ATGAAATCAATAAGTAACCGTGACAAATTACAAGATTTATTAACACAATATTATTTGAATACCAATGAAAAAATGGTTTTTTTAAATAGTGCAGGGGAAGTCATTGCATTAAATGAAGCAGCTGAAGAAGTTTTTGCAGAAGATAATGATTATTCTCAAATGACCAATGCGGTATGCCGCAGATGTGAAGGTTATTCCAATGAATATGACATTATGTCTTGTGAAAACTGCTTTTTAGAGGCTTTGGAAATAGGAAAAGGCAGCTTCCAAGTGTTTATGCGCACAAAAGAAAATAAAGTTCAACCTTACACAGCATCTTATGAATTGATCGATCATAAAAAAGGAATTTACGCATTTACATTACACAACGTGTCTCCGCAAATTCAGCGTCAAGAACGTATGTATCAACGAAAAATGATGCAAAAAACAATTTCCGCTCAAGAAAATGAACGAAAACGTATTTCAAGAGAACTGCATGATGGCATTGTACAAGAATTAATCAATGTAGACGTGGAATTGCGTTTGTTAAAATATCAGCAAGAAAAGGATGAATTGATAGATAATTCGAAGCGAATAGAGGGTATCATGTCACGTTTGATTGATGATGTACGTAATTTATCAGTAGAATTACGTCCGTCTTCTCTTGATGATTTAGGATTAGATGCTGCTTTTCGTTCTTATTTTAAACAATTCGAGAAAAATTATGGCATCCATATAGATTATCATACTAATTTTTCTGCACAACGCTTTGATAATGAAATCGAAACTGTGGTATATAGAGTAGTGCAAGAAGCATTATTTAATGCCTTGAAATATGCACAAGTCGATGTGGTTGAAGTTTCATTGCAATTAAATGAAAATAATATTATTGCAGAAGTGAGCGATCGCGGTGTCGGATTTAAACGGGGAGATAATCCAAAAGGAACAGGATTAGGTTTGTTCGGCATGAATGAACGTGCAGAATTAGTGAATGGTTCAGTTAATATAGATTCTCAGATCGGTCGCGGCACCATTGTAACATTGGAAGTTCCAATAACTGATATACGATAG
- the nreA gene encoding nitrate respiration regulation accessory nitrate sensor NreA: MLNSVIASDYFDYQEALDEIRVIEKFDFAAIALPEDGSHSAVIKWKYASGNINNRYRMIVLRPGKGLAGLVVRTGSRKIIDDVDAELSQNDKLGYPIVLSEALTAMVAIPLWKNNRVYGALLLGQREGRPLPEGSRAIRINQRLGSFTDEINK; this comes from the coding sequence ATGTTGAATAGTGTAATTGCTTCAGACTACTTTGATTACCAAGAAGCTTTGGATGAAATCAGAGTGATAGAGAAATTTGATTTTGCAGCGATTGCATTGCCTGAAGATGGCTCGCATAGTGCAGTCATTAAATGGAAGTATGCTTCCGGTAATATCAATAACCGCTATCGAATGATCGTTTTAAGACCAGGCAAAGGTTTAGCTGGACTCGTGGTACGTACGGGTTCCAGAAAAATTATCGATGATGTAGATGCTGAGTTAAGTCAAAATGACAAATTAGGTTATCCGATTGTTTTAAGCGAAGCGTTAACAGCCATGGTTGCGATTCCTTTATGGAAGAACAACCGAGTTTATGGTGCTTTGTTGTTAGGCCAGCGCGAAGGCCGTCCGTTACCTGAAGGTAGCAGAGCAATCCGTATTAATCAACGGTTAGGGAGTTTTACAGATGAAATCAATAAGTAA
- the narH gene encoding nitrate reductase subunit beta — MKIKAQVAMVLNLDKCIGCHTCSVTCKNTWTNRPGAEYIWFNNVETKPGVGYPKRWEDQEHYKGGWTLNKKGKLDLKAGSRWSKIAFGKIFYNPDMPVIKDYYEPWTYNYEHLTTAKASKHSPVATAHSVISGDKIDLHWGPNWEDDLAGGHVTGPEDPNIQRIEEKIQFDFDQTFMMYLPRLCEHCLNPSCVASCPSGAMYKRDEDGIVLVDQDACRGWRYCMTGCPYKKVYFNWKTNKAEKCTFCFPRVEAGMPTVCSETCTGRMRYLGVLLYDADRVHEVASCENEQDLYEKQCELFLNPYDEDVIEQAKKDGITMDWIEAAQNSPVYKLAIEYKLAFPLHPEYRTLPMVWYCPPLSPIMNYFEGKDSIKNPDAIFPAIEEMRLPIEYLASLLTAGDTKSVKEALQRMAMMRSYMRAQVTGKEFDTDRLARLGLTERQTKDMYRLLAIAKYEDRFVIPTSHKEQYMDTYAAQGSQGYSFGDQMNGTGSGSGCEGCGAPVAMKPGQTGQEAYNESFYGGIFRD; from the coding sequence TTGAAGATTAAAGCACAAGTAGCCATGGTATTGAACTTGGATAAGTGTATCGGATGCCACACATGCAGTGTAACGTGTAAAAATACTTGGACAAACCGTCCAGGTGCAGAATATATTTGGTTTAATAATGTAGAAACAAAACCTGGCGTCGGTTATCCAAAACGTTGGGAAGACCAAGAACACTATAAAGGTGGATGGACGTTAAATAAAAAAGGAAAATTAGATTTGAAAGCAGGCAGCAGATGGTCAAAAATTGCTTTCGGTAAAATTTTCTATAACCCAGATATGCCAGTTATCAAAGATTATTATGAACCTTGGACTTATAACTATGAGCATTTAACAACAGCTAAAGCTAGTAAACATTCTCCTGTTGCGACTGCACATTCAGTTATCTCTGGCGATAAAATTGATTTGCACTGGGGACCTAACTGGGAAGATGATTTAGCAGGCGGACATGTTACGGGTCCAGAAGATCCTAACATTCAACGTATTGAAGAAAAAATTCAATTTGATTTTGATCAAACTTTCATGATGTACTTGCCGCGTCTATGCGAACACTGCTTGAACCCTAGCTGTGTAGCCTCTTGTCCATCTGGTGCAATGTATAAACGTGATGAAGACGGTATTGTATTAGTAGACCAAGATGCTTGTCGCGGATGGCGTTATTGTATGACAGGTTGTCCTTATAAAAAAGTGTACTTCAACTGGAAAACAAATAAAGCTGAAAAATGTACATTCTGTTTCCCAAGAGTTGAGGCAGGGATGCCGACAGTTTGTTCTGAAACTTGTACAGGACGTATGCGTTATTTAGGTGTATTATTATATGATGCAGACCGCGTACATGAAGTAGCATCTTGTGAAAATGAACAAGATTTATACGAAAAACAATGTGAATTGTTCTTGAATCCTTATGATGAAGATGTGATTGAACAAGCGAAAAAAGATGGTATTACAATGGATTGGATTGAAGCAGCTCAAAACTCTCCAGTCTACAAATTAGCAATTGAATATAAACTTGCATTCCCATTGCATCCTGAATATCGTACATTACCAATGGTTTGGTATTGCCCACCATTAAGTCCGATTATGAACTACTTTGAAGGTAAAGATTCTATTAAAAATCCAGATGCAATCTTCCCTGCAATTGAAGAAATGCGTTTGCCGATTGAATATCTTGCAAGTTTATTGACTGCAGGTGATACAAAATCAGTGAAAGAAGCATTGCAGCGTATGGCGATGATGAGAAGTTATATGCGTGCACAAGTTACAGGTAAGGAATTTGATACAGACCGTTTAGCACGTCTTGGTTTAACTGAGCGTCAAACAAAAGATATGTATCGCTTATTAGCAATTGCTAAGTATGAAGACCGTTTCGTGATTCCGACTTCTCATAAAGAACAATATATGGATACTTATGCTGCTCAAGGCAGCCAAGGTTATTCATTCGGCGATCAAATGAATGGTACTGGAAGCGGAAGCGGTTGTGAAGGTTGTGGTGCACCAGTAGCAATGAAACCTGGACAAACTGGACAAGAAGCTTATAACGAAAGCTTTTATGGAGGGATTTTCCGTGATTAA
- the nreC gene encoding nitrate respiration regulation response regulator NreC (Involved in the regulation of the the nitrate reductase operon narGHJI), giving the protein MKIVIADDHAVVRTGFSMILNFQEDMEVVDTAAEGVEAYKKVMQHQPDVLIMDLSMPPGESGLIATSKIVESFPETKILILTMYDDEEYLFHVLRNGAKGYILKNAPDEQLISAVRTVYRGDTYIDPKMTTSLVNEFVNNTGQDAKNTNDPFRILSKRELEILPLIAKGYGNKEIAEKLFVSVKTVEAHKTHIMQKLNLKSKPELVEYALKKKLLDF; this is encoded by the coding sequence TTGAAGATAGTGATTGCAGATGATCATGCAGTTGTAAGAACTGGATTCTCTATGATTTTGAATTTTCAGGAGGATATGGAAGTTGTTGATACAGCTGCTGAAGGTGTAGAAGCATATAAAAAAGTGATGCAGCACCAACCAGATGTTTTAATTATGGATTTAAGCATGCCTCCTGGTGAGTCAGGGCTTATTGCTACAAGTAAAATTGTAGAAAGCTTTCCTGAAACTAAGATTTTGATTTTAACAATGTATGATGATGAAGAGTATCTATTCCATGTTTTACGAAACGGCGCTAAGGGCTATATTTTAAAAAATGCACCGGATGAGCAACTTATCTCTGCTGTTCGTACTGTTTATCGCGGTGATACGTATATTGATCCAAAAATGACAACTTCATTAGTTAATGAATTTGTTAATAATACAGGTCAAGATGCTAAAAATACAAATGATCCATTTCGTATTTTATCTAAAAGAGAATTAGAGATTCTGCCGTTAATTGCTAAGGGTTATGGAAACAAGGAAATTGCTGAAAAACTGTTTGTGTCAGTTAAAACAGTAGAAGCACATAAAACACATATTATGCAAAAATTGAATTTAAAATCAAAACCTGAACTGGTAGAGTATGCTTTAAAGAAAAAGTTGCTTGATTTTTGA
- the narJ gene encoding nitrate reductase molybdenum cofactor assembly chaperone, whose product MINLDNFYKYQESIGYFAQQLNFPEKLTFHPKTFNDIFDTNHPAYAEVVAYREQIQSYTLTEIKQLYTDTFDFNKQAPLYMTYNKFDTQKERGQMLAKLKVLYEMFGLEMVDNELSDYLPLMLEFLYAAQWQNDDRAEGNIEFIIMVIEDGSYAMLQQLREMDSPYAPLIKGLRETLKLCLQPSKEVSHHA is encoded by the coding sequence GTGATTAACTTAGATAATTTTTATAAATATCAAGAATCCATCGGTTATTTCGCGCAACAATTGAACTTCCCGGAAAAATTAACATTTCATCCTAAAACATTTAACGACATTTTCGATACAAACCACCCAGCATACGCTGAGGTGGTAGCGTATCGTGAACAAATTCAAAGCTATACATTGACTGAAATCAAGCAGCTTTATACAGATACTTTTGATTTTAATAAACAAGCGCCGCTTTATATGACATATAATAAATTTGATACACAAAAAGAGCGTGGTCAAATGTTGGCGAAATTAAAAGTACTTTATGAAATGTTCGGATTAGAGATGGTTGATAATGAATTATCAGATTACCTGCCTTTGATGCTTGAATTTTTATATGCAGCACAGTGGCAAAATGATGACCGTGCAGAAGGTAATATTGAATTTATTATTATGGTCATTGAAGATGGTTCATATGCGATGCTCCAACAACTTAGAGAAATGGATAGTCCTTATGCTCCTTTGATTAAGGGCTTAAGAGAGACTTTAAAATTATGTTTACAACCGAGCAAAGAGGTGAGCCACCATGCTTAA
- a CDS encoding nitrate/nitrite transporter — MNKSKGGLQLTVQTLSLVAGFMVWSIIAPLMPMISQDIDITSSQISIVLAIPVILGSVLRIPFGYLTNIIGAKWVFFSSFIILLFPIFLLSQAQSVNMLMLAGFFLGVAGAIFSVGVTSIPKYFPKDKVGLANGIYGMGNLGTAVSSFLAPPIAGVIGWQSTVRLYLIVMAVFAIIMFFLGDSKEPKVKIPLIAQTKDLLKDLRTYYLSFWYFITFGSFVAFGIFLPKYLVDHYELTTVDAGIRAGIFIAIATFLRPLGGIIGDKIDAVKALKVDFTFMIIGAIILGLANNIVLFTVGCLTVSVCAGIGNGLVFKLVPQYFQKEAGVANGIVSMMGGLGGFFPPLVITYVTSVTGTSHLAFIFLALFGVLALGTMWHLSKKNRSLAYK, encoded by the coding sequence ATGAACAAATCAAAAGGCGGTTTACAATTAACAGTCCAAACTTTAAGCTTGGTAGCCGGCTTTATGGTGTGGAGTATTATTGCACCATTAATGCCGATGATCTCGCAGGATATTGACATTACAAGCTCACAAATTTCAATTGTACTTGCAATTCCTGTTATTTTAGGGTCAGTTTTACGTATCCCATTTGGTTATTTAACAAATATTATTGGAGCTAAATGGGTTTTCTTCTCTAGTTTTATCATATTATTATTCCCAATTTTTTTACTTAGCCAAGCACAATCAGTGAATATGCTGATGTTGGCAGGATTCTTTTTGGGTGTAGCTGGAGCTATCTTTTCAGTAGGAGTAACTTCAATTCCTAAATATTTCCCTAAAGATAAAGTAGGATTGGCAAATGGTATTTATGGAATGGGAAATTTAGGAACAGCTGTATCTTCATTCTTAGCACCTCCGATTGCTGGTGTAATAGGGTGGCAATCAACTGTTAGATTATATTTGATTGTAATGGCTGTATTTGCGATTATTATGTTCTTTTTAGGTGATTCAAAAGAACCTAAAGTTAAAATTCCATTAATAGCACAAACAAAAGATTTATTAAAAGACTTAAGAACATATTATTTGAGTTTTTGGTACTTTATTACTTTTGGTTCATTTGTAGCTTTCGGTATCTTTTTACCAAAATACTTAGTCGATCATTATGAACTTACTACAGTAGATGCAGGTATCAGAGCAGGTATCTTCATTGCGATTGCTACATTCTTAAGACCACTCGGTGGTATTATCGGAGACAAAATCGATGCTGTAAAAGCATTGAAAGTAGACTTTACTTTTATGATTATTGGTGCAATCATTTTAGGACTTGCCAATAATATTGTTTTATTCACAGTGGGCTGTTTAACAGTCAGTGTTTGCGCAGGTATCGGAAATGGGCTTGTATTCAAATTGGTGCCACAATACTTCCAAAAAGAAGCAGGGGTTGCAAATGGTATTGTTTCAATGATGGGTGGACTTGGAGGTTTCTTCCCGCCACTTGTGATTACTTATGTAACAAGCGTTACAGGAACAAGCCACTTAGCCTTTATCTTCTTAGCACTATTTGGTGTTTTAGCACTTGGTACAATGTGGCATTTAAGCAAGAAAAATCGTTCGCTTGCATATAAATAA